Part of the Paenibacillus antri genome is shown below.
CCGATCGCGGCGACGCCCTTCTCGATCGCGGCTTCGATATACTTCTCGATCGGGCCGTCCGCGTGGCCGCATCGTTCGTGATGCGTATGCAAGTCGAACATCATGACGAGATTCCTCCTATTCCGAGCCGATGAAATGGGTCTCCGGCATGCCTTTCAGGTCGCTCAAAAATTGCCGCATCGCGGAATTCAGATAGCGCCCCGTTTTCGTAATGACCCCGACGGGGTGGGCGATCTCCAGTTCGTTGACTTGAATCATCTTCAACGTTCCGAGCCGCAGCTCGCTCGCGATGGACATCTTAGAGATGACGGTCGCGCCCATGTTCAATTCGACCATCCGCTTCACTTCCTCGCTGCTCGACAGCTCCATGACGACCTTCGGCACGATGCCGTGCTTCTCGAAGACGCTGTCGACGAACCGCCGGCCGATCGTATCGGGCGACAGCATAATGAATGACACGTCCGCCAACGCCGACAGCGGCAGATGCTTATGAGCCGCCAGCGGATGCTCCGGCGAGACGACGAGCTCGAACGTGTCGTAATACAGCGTCGAAGTGACGAGGCTCGGCGTCTTCTCGACCAAGTAGGCGATGCCGATGTCGACGGACCCGTTTTCCACGCTGGTCATGATTTGCAAAGACGGCATCGTATGAATCGATGTCTGAATATGCGGGTATTGGTTGTTGAAATACGAGAAGATGCGCGGCAGGATCTGCATCGCGATCGACGTCGTCGTGCCGAGGCGAATATGGCCCTGCGGCGTCGCGTCGATGTCGCTGAGTCTCATCTTCAGCTCGTCGACGATGGCGAGAATTTTCTCGGCTTGCTCGAGAAACAGCACGCCCGCGTCGGTCAGCGTCACCGGCTGGTTCCGGTCGACGAGCACGGTCCCGAATTCGTCTTCGAGGCTCTTGATTTGCGCGGATACGGCGGGCTGCGTCAGGTTCAGCACCTCGCCCGCTTTCCGGAAGCTCATCGTCTTGGATATCGTTATCAGGGTCTCCAGTTGGTTTAAGTTCATGCGGAACGCCCCCCTCTCAGCCAACATCAATTATATTACAAAAGATTAACAAAGAAAAAGATACCCCCGCGCGTCCCCATCAAGTAAAATGTAAGCATTATCAAAAGGCCGCGAAGGAGAAACGATGCCGATGGATCAGAAGAAAACGGTAAGGGCGTGGGTGCTCTACGATTGGGCGAACTCGGCCTATTCGACGACGATGGTGGCGGCGGTGCTGCCGATCTTCTTCGTCAGCGTGCCGGGCGCGGGAGTCGGCGACGCGGCGGCTTCGTATTGGGCGTACTCGCAGTCTGCGGCGATGCTGCTACTGGTCATTCTGTCCCCGATTCTGGGGGCGGTGGCGGACGTGTCCGGTTCGAAAAAGAAGCTGCTCGGCGCGTTCATGCTCCTCGGCGTCATCTCAACGGCGCTATATGCGCTCGTCGGGGAAGGGATGCTCTGGTTCGCGGTCGTTCTGACGCTGCTCGGCGTCGTCGGCAACAGCGGCGCGAACTCGTTCTACGACGCGTTGCTGCCGGGCATCGTGAAGCCGGAGGATCGCGACCGCGTTTCGGCCCAAGGGTACGCGTACGGTTACTTGGGAGGCGGCCTGCTGCTTGCGGTCAACCTGATGATGGTCCAGAAGCCGGAATGGTTCGGATTGGACGATCTCGGCGGCATCCGTCTTGCGTTCCTGTCCGTGGCGGTGTGGTGGCTCGTCTTCTCGATTCCGCTCTTCCGCCGCGTGCCGGAGACGAAGCCGACGACGTCGGTGCCGATGGGACGTTCGGTCGGTCTTGCGTTCCGACGGCTCGGCACGACGCTTCGGAGCCTGAGGAACTACCCGGAGCTGTTGAAATATTTGATCGCGTTCTGGTTGTTCAGCGACGGCATCGGCACGATCATCCGGATGGCGACGCTCTATGGGGAAAACATCGGCATCGGCACGACCCACCTCATTACCGCGCTGCTCATTACGCAGTTCGTCGGTTTTCCGTGCGCGATTCTGTTCGGCAAGCTGGCCGGCCGTTTCGGCGCGAAGTCGTCGTTGTACGCGGCGCTGTGCATCTATGTCGTGATTACGATCCTTGGGTATTTCATGACGACTGCGTTGCATTTCTACTTGCTCGCCGTCATGGTCGGCTTCGTGCAGGGCGGCAGCCAAGCGCTGGCGCGCTCGATCTTCACGCGGCTCATTCCGGTCGGCCGGGAAGCCGAATATTTCGGCTTCATGAGCGTATGGAACAAGTTCGCCGGCATGATGGGCCCGGCCGTCTTCGGCTACGTGAACATGATCGGGAGCAGCCGGCTCGGCATCCTCGCTCTGATCGCGTTCTTCGTGCTCGGCATCGCCGTGCTTATGTTCGTCGATCTCGACAAGGGCGAGCGGGAGGCGGCCCGGGCCGACGGCGACGTTCCGCCGCGCGACCCGGCGTTATCCCTGTAGCGACTTACCGATCGGCGGCTAAGCCCGTCTCGTAGGACAGATCGCCTAGCGCCGCCTCGAAGGCGCGCCAAGCGTCGCCGGCGTCGGCCGCGCCGCCGCCGCCGGCCCGGCTCGCGGCGAGCCACGCGGCCGCCGCGCCGACCAGCCGCTCGCCGTCGCCCAGCGCGCGCTCCCAGACGTCCCAGAACGATTCCTGGGACGTCTTTGTTTTGTCCGCGGGCGGGCGCCACGGCGCACGGCGATCGTTCATCGGGTCGAGCGCGGCGTCCCGCCGTCCGGGCACGAACGGCTCGATCGCGCCGGCGAGGAGCTTCGTCTTGAGGCCGGACGGGTCGTGGAACAAGGAGAACGCCGTCAGCATGTCGTTGTAGCTCTGCTGCCAGAGGCCGTCGAGGAACGGCGAATCGTACTCGGGATACGTGCGGCGCACGGCGTCTTCGACCTGCTTCGCGACGCCGCCCGGAAGCGTCTTGCCGGCGTCGAGCGTCTGCCGGACGGGCACCCGCAATGTGTCGATGCCGCGCAGCCGCTCCGCGACGTAGGTGTCGATCGCGGTCTCGAGCCGTTGGTGATCGCGCTTCCGATCGCCTTGCCGGGCGAAGACGAACGGGTGCGCGATCCGATCGAGCGCATGATGCGCCAGCCAGCCGAGCGCGTAGACGGCGCGCGGATCGTTCGGGGCGGCGCCGTCGCAGCATCGCAGCAGGTCGCGCAGGAAGGCGCCGCAGCGGCTCTTGTGCAGCAGGCCGCCGAGGGCGTCGGAGCGGGCGGATTCCTTTTTCATCCATGGATAGAAACGATGGTAAAACAACGGGTCGGGGCCCTGGCAGCCGAACCGGAACAGCGGGCCGAGCGCGGGATCCCCCTCGAGCATTCGCGTCAGAGACAGCCGCTCCAGAAGGATTTCCCCGTAAATCGAATGCGTCCATACATTGGGCATGCGCAATCCCTCCTATACTTGTCGGAAAATGTCGGTTATAATAGACCGTATTACATAGTAACTAGTTCGAAAGGTCGAACTTGATCCGCATGGAGGTAGCAAGCGAATGAACCACGAATATGTCCACCCGTTCTTGGAGTCCGCGCGTATCGTTATCGAACAAGTGGCCGGCGTCAAGCCGTCCGCCGGCGAGTTCGGCATTAAGGAAATCACGAAGCATCACGAGTACCTGTGGATTCATATCGGCCTGACCGGACAGATGAACGGCGATATCATTTACGGCTTGCACGAGGCGGTCGCGCTGAAGATGGTGTCCGCGATGATGGGCGGTTACGTCTTGGACGAGCTCGGCGAGATGGGACACAGCGCGATCTCGGAGCTGAGCAACATGATCAGCGGCAATGCGAGCACGATGTTGTACAATCAGGGCGTGCGCGTCGACATTACGCCGCCGAAGATTCTCAGCTCGACGGACGGCCAGGGAATCGAAGCGACCAAGGTGCTGTCGATCCCGCTCACGATGGAAGGCATCGGCGAACTTGACATTCAGCTGTTAATCGCGTAATCATTCAAAGCGAGGGCTCCTCGCTTTTTTTTGTTGTTCGGGAGGAAAGATAATGATGGGTACTATGCGATACGACGGCAAGATCGCGGTCGTGACCGGCGCGTCCGGCGGCATCGGCGGGTCCGTCGCCGAGGCGCTCCACGAACGAGGCGCGCATGTCGTGCTGGCGGCTCGGTCCGTCGACAAGCTGAACGACTTCGCCGAGAAGCTTGGAAGCCGGGCGATGGCGGTCGCACTGGACGTCGCGGACGAACACTCGGTCGCCCGGGCGTTCGAGGAGATCGAGGCCCGGTTCGGCCGCGTCGACCTGCTCGTGAACAATGCGGGCTTCGGCCGGTTCGAGCTCGTCGCGGACGCGCCGGCGGATTCGTTCGAATCGATGATGAACGTGAACTATTTCGGAACCGTGCGATGCACCCGGGCGGTTCTGCCCGGCATGCTGTCGCGGCGCGAAGGATGGATCGTCAACGTGGCGTCGATCGCCGGGAAGACCGCTACCGCGAAGTCGGCCGGCTATGCGGCGACGAAGCACGCGGTGCTCGGGTTCACGAACGCGCTGCGCCAGGAGCTGCACGGCACCGGGATTCGCGTCATGGCGGTCAATCCGGGGCCGGTGCGCACGGCGTTCTTCGACATCGCGGACCCGGAAGGCGGCTATGTGAACGGCGTGAAGTCGATGATGGTAACGCCGGAGCGGGTCGCGCGGGAGACGCTCGCCGGGCTCGACCGGGGCCGGGCGGAAGTGAACGTGCCCGGTTGGCTCGGCGCCGCGGCGCGGCTGTCCCAAGCGCTTCCGATCGGGCTCGTGAACGCGTTCTCGGCGCGCTTTCTTAAGTTGAAGTAGGCGGCGTCTGCGCGCGCTTCCGCTCGTTCAGCGCCTTGACGTCCTCGAACAGCTCGCGGACGGCGAGCTTGGCTTCGGGATGCGACGCGTTCCAATGATTCGCGAGCGCGGGCATCGTCTTGTGGATATGGCTGTACAGCGCCCACAGCTTCACCTTCTCCACCGCGTCCGGGGACGCGTCGCCGATCAACAGATCGGCGTAGGTTTCTATTAAAGCGTCGAACGATTGCCGCAGCGATGGATCGTTGAGCAGCTTCATGGCGGTTCTCCTTTGCGCGAGGAAGTCGAGTTCGAGTTCAGTCTATCGTACATAAGTTGAAGGTGTCAAAGCGATCGATCCAATATGAATTTCGGAGGATGTATATGAACGAGAACGAAGTAGAACCTGCTTTGGAACATGAAAAGGACTCGCCCCGCGATCCGGCTCCGGCGACGGCGTCGTTTTCCGAGCTTGGGGTGAAGGGGCCTTGGGTCGAGCGGCTCGCGAGCCGCGGCATCGCGAACGCGGCGCCGATTCAGGCGGTCGGCGTGCCGGCGCTGCTCGGGGGAAGCGACGCCGTCATTCGGTCCCGCACGGGCACCGGGAAGACGTTGGCGTTCCTGCTGCCCGCGCTCGAGAAGATCGACCCGACGCTCGACAAGCTGCAGGCGGTCGTCTTGACGCCGACGGCGGAGCTTGCGATGCAGATCGCGAAGGAAGCGGCGGAGCTCGCCGAGGGGACGAAGCTGCGGACGCTCGCGCTGATCGGCGGCGCTTCGCTGCAGCGGCAGCTGGACAAGCTGAAAACCCATCCGCAGCTCGTCGTCGGCACGCCGGGACGTATTCAAGAGATTCTAACCATTAAGAAGCTTAAGATGAACGAAGTGCGCCTCATCGTGCTCGACGAGGCGGACCAGACGTTCGCGCTCGGCGCCGCGGGCAGCGGGGGCGAGGCGGAGCGCATCTTGGCCGCGGTGCCGGCGTCCGCGCAGCGGGTGTTCTGCTCGGCGACGATGCCGGAAGCGGCCGCCGCCGTCGTCGCGAAGTGGACGAAGAACGCGGTGTGGGTCGAGGCGGAGCCGCAGGGCGAGGAAGCTTCGCAGCGGCTGCCGTCGACGGTAACGCACTCGTACGTCGTCTCGGAAGAGCGCGACCGGATCGATACGGTGCGCCGGCTGCTTCGAACGCTGCAGCCGAAGGCTGCGATGCTGTTCGTCAATCAGACGGAATCGATCGCGGAGGTGGAAGCGAAGCTGCAGTACCACGGGCTGCAGGTGGAGGCGATCTACGGCGATCAGCCGAAGCAGGAGCGGACGGCGGTCATGCGCCGATTCCGCAGCGGCAAGCTGAAGCTGCTGCTCGCGACGGACGTCGCGGCGCGCGGACTCGACGCGGCGGACGTGACGCACGTCATCCACGTCGATCCGCCGTTAGACGCAGAGCGCTACCTGCATCGCGCCGGGCGGACGGGGCGGATGGGACGCCGCGGCGAGTCGGTGCTCGTGCTGGCGCCGAACCGGACGTTCATCGCGTCGAAGTTCGCGGAGCAGCTGGGGATCGAGATCAAGGAGAAGAAGCTGCAGGGCGGCGAGCTGAAGGAGAGGAAGACGTATTTTCCGCCGACGGCTTCGACGACGCCGGCGGCTGCGCGGCCGGCGAAGGTCGCGGGCGCTGCGCCTGCGGCGCGTCCGAGCGGCGAGCGGTTCGGCAAGCCGGCAGGGGAGCGCCCTGCGGGCCGCCCGAGCGGCGAGCGGTTCGGGAAGCCGGCGGGAGAGCGCCCTGCGGGCCGCCCGAGCGGCGAGCGGTTCGGCAAGCCGGCGGGAGAGCGTCCTGCGGGCAGCCCGAGCGGCGAGCGGTTCGGCAAGCCGGCTGGGGAGCGCCCTGCGGGCCGCCCGGGCGGCGAGCGGTTCGGCAAGCCGGCAGGGGAGCGCCCTGCGGGCCGCCCGGGCGGCGAGCGGTTCGGCAAGCCGGCGGGAGAGCGCCCTGCGGCGCGTCCGAGCGGCGAGCGGTTCGGCAAGCCGGCGGGAGAGCGCCCTGCGGCGCGTCCGAGCGGCGAGAGGTTCGGCAAGCCGGCGGGAGAGCGCACGGCGGCGCGTCCGAGCGGCGAGCGGTTCGGCAAGCCGGCGACGGTACGCGCGGATCGTCTGGACGTACGCGGCGCGAAGCCCGCTTCCGTCAAGCCCGCCGCCCGCGCCGGCAAGGCGCCGGCGGCGGCGCCCGTCGCGAAGGAACGCCATCGCGATAAGAAGAACAAGGGCGCCCCTCGCTGGCTGAAAGATAAAAAGGAGGGTAACGGAGGAGAATCGGATGGCGGTACCCCAAAAGGTTAAACCCGTGCGGCGCGCCTTCGCCCCGCTCCTGTGGCTGCTCGTCATCGCGGGGCTGCTCGTCGGCGGAACGGCGGCGTACGTCTCTACCGAGCCCCCGCTCGACTGGTCGTCGCAGGGCGGGCCGGATCTCGCCGAGAAAGTTCGCGGCATGATCGCCTCGCAGTCGCTGTCCGTCGCGATCACGGAGGCGGAGCTGAATGCGCTCGTGAAGGCGAACCTCTACGAAGAACGGCGGCTCGGCGAACAAGCGGAAATGACCGGCGCCGACGTCGCGCTGGACGGCGACACGCTGATCGTGCGCACCGACGTGACGATCGCCGGGAGCATCCGCCTGCCGCTCACTCACCGATTCCGACTCGAGTGGGAGAAGCCCGACGTGAAGGCGACGCATGTCTCGACCGCTCTGAAGGACATCCCGCTTCCGGCGTCGCTGCTCGCGATCGGCACCATTCGCGTGCCGCTCGCCTTCGACGCGCGCATCCCGGCCGAGATCGAGACGGTCTCGTTCGAAGCGGACGAGGTTCGGCTGAAGTTGAAATTGACGAATCCCTTCTTTTAACCGCAAAAAAGCGGCAGTCCAGGACGCAATGACTCGTCCGGGGCTGCCGCTTTTTCTATCTAGGCTCGTATCATTCCTCGCTCCTCGACCCCCGCTTGTATTCGTTCGGGCTGAGGCCCACCTCTTGCCGGAACAGCTTCGCGAAGTACGAGTAATTCGCGTAGCCGACCCGCTGAGCCACGGCTTGCACGGCTAAGTTCGAAGTCTCGAGCAGATGCTTCGCCGCCGCGATCCGCGCCTGGATTATATAGCTCCCGAGCGATACGCCCGTTTCTTTTTTGAACAGCCTCGCCAGATAGTCCGGGTGGAGGTAGACGAGCTCCGCCAAATCGTTGCGGGTCAGATCGTCCTTGCAATGCGTATGGATATGCCGCTTGATCTGTTCGACGACCGACCTCGGCTGCTCGGTGAAGTTCCGATAGTCCATGGCGGTAATGACCAGGTAATTCAGATACGCTTCCATATCCTCGATCGAATCCAACGACAACGCGAGCAGCCGGTCGTTCGTGCGGCCGGCGTACAGCTTATGCGCCTCGATGCCTTTGGTCTTGAGGAACGAGTAGACGAGCTGCACGATATCCAACCGGAACAGGCTGAGCGTGGATGCATTCAACGTCTGACGGCTGAGGTGCTGCTTCAAGTAGGACGACGTCTCCGCTAGGAACGCGTCGGGACGGTTCAGGTTCAGCCAATCCTCCAGCTTCGGCAGGTCGGGCGGTACGTAGTCGACGGACTGGCGGCGGAAGCGTTCCGCATGGAACGTCTGATTCCGGCACTTGACGACCTCGTCGTTCATGTGCAGCAGCCGCTTCACGATGCCGCTCATCTGTTCCAGACTGCCGGAAGAGGCGATCGTGCAGCAGGCGTCGGCTTTCAGATACCGGTTCGCCTTCGGAATGAAGGAAGAACAGAGCGCTTCGACGACGTCGGGGTCGGGCGTTCGATTCCATTTCAGAACGGCGATCCAGTGATAGCCTCTGATTTCCAATATCGTCTCGACTGTAAACCCAGCGCTCTGGAACGACTCGTACAACACGTTCAGCAGCGCGAAGTCGAACAGTCCCTTCTCCGTGTCCCCTAAACTGCCGTTGTAAGGGAACATATGGAGCAGCAGCGGTTGGAACGTATCCGTCATGCGGTACGCGAGGCGCTGCTCTTCGATCGAGCGGATTAGATCGGCGGGCTTCATCGGGAACGAGGTGCATGCGTCGACCAGCTTCCGCCAGAAGTGCTCCCGCAGCTTCGCGTGGTTTTTCTGCCAGAAGTACCCCTCTTGGATCGCTTTCTCGTCGTTCCGGTGCTGCTTCGCGCGGGCGACCGCCTTCTGCAAAATGAGCATCAGCTTGTCGAACTCGATCGGCTTCAGAAAATATTCGAAGCTCTGCAATTCGATGGCTTTCTGCGCATAATTGAAGTCCGCGTAGTTGGTGAGAAAGATCGCTTGAATGTCGTATTTTTCCTCCCGAATCCAAGCCAACAGCTCCAGTCCGCTGCCTTGCGGCATATCGATATCGGAAACCAAAATTTCGACGGGAAAACGGAGAATGATGTCCCGGGCTTGCGCGACGTTGTGAGCCGTATACACGTTATCGATCTGCAGCGCCTTCCAATCGATCTTCTTCTCCAGCGCGGTCAGGACGAAGTAGTCGTCGTCGACGAGCAAGGCGTTCATGGGCGCTCCTCCGTTCCGGTAGTCGCTTCCGGACGATCCGGAAGCCTTAAAGTGATCGACGCGCCGCCGTCCGCCGCGTTGGAAAAGCGAATATCGGCGTCGGCGTACAAATAATGCAAGCGCTGCACGGCGTTCATGATGCCGATGCGCGTACCGCCCGACTGATCCAACGGCTGTCCGGACGCCAGTTTCTCCAGCACGTCCGGAGGGAACCCGGGACCGGTATCGGAAATCCGGATTTCCGTCCGGCCGGCGTCTCCGACGGCTTGCCGCTCGACCTCGATCGCAAGCCGGACCTCTCGATCCCGGGACACGGCGTATTTCATCGCGTTCTCGACGAACGTCTGAATGAGGAGAGGCGGCAGCTGCACGCCGGCGGCCAGGGGGTCGAGGTCGACCCGATAATGGAACGCGTCGCGGTAGCGCTCCCTTTGAATTTCCAAATACGTGCGGACATGCTCGATCTCGTCTATGAGACTTACGAAGTCTCGACCGTTCTGAAAGATGTATCGGAAATATTTCGAAATCGATAACGTCATCCGTTCGATCTCTTCGTGCAGCTGCATCTGGGCCATGCTGTAGATGGTCGTCAAGCAGTTCAGGAAGAAGTGAGGTTTGATTTGCAGCTTCATATAGTTCAAGTGCATTCGCTGCTTCTCCAGTTCGCGTTCGTACAGGTCGATTTTGATCGTGCGGATTTGTTTCACCAAGTCGACGAACTGCCGGTTCGCTTTCTCCAATTCTATGATTTTGTTGTTTTCGAAGTCGATCGGTTCGCCGTCGTTCGTCAAAATCGCAAGATTGTTGGAGAAATGCTTGATCGGTTTCAACACTCTATTCTGAAAATACAGCAGGATAAAACATAAATTGCAGGCGATGAGCACGGCCAGGACGACGACCAACAGTTGAGCGATCATGATTTTCTCGAACGCCCCGAATCGAATGACGAGCTCGATATAAAACGAAGCGTCCGAAAACTCGCGGATGACGGTCGTGCCGGGCTGCAATCGGTCGAGGATCGATTCGGGCTTCGCATGATCCCGGATCGTCTCGCCGACGTTCGAGATCGGACTCGTGACGCGGACCCCGTCATCGTTCACCAAGGAAGCGAAGCCGCCGCCGCCGAGATTGATGTCGCGCAGGGGGCGAATCAGATCGTCCGCGGACACCAATCCGATCAAATACCGGTCATGATAAGGCACGATATTGATCATATAGTACGTGCCGTTCAACTCGATCGTCGTCCATCGGGAGTAATACTTCTGGTAAATTTCGGCGCTTCCGACGTCCCCGTTCACGGTTCGCTTCAACGCTTCGAACTGGGGGAAGGTGAGGGTCATCGGCGCGACGTTCAGCAGAAAATCTTTGTCCTTCAAGTAGACGAAGAAGTTGTATTCTTTCCCATGGCTCTTCTGGAGCTCGGCGAAACGCTTATAGATGTTGTCGTTCGCCTTCAAGAAAAGCGTATCGTCGGCGTTCCGTTCGCTCATCGTTTCCATGTTTTCGTCGTTCGCCAGCGTCCAGCCCATGAAATGATGAATGTAAGCGAAGTTGTTGTCGATCCGGTCGATATATAAATCCGCCGTGTCCTGCAAATACCTGGCGGACTGCTGACGCACGAGCGCGATGGACGAGAAGCTGATCGCGAAATCGACGATTAAGGCGATGAACGAGATCCAGAGC
Proteins encoded:
- a CDS encoding chemotaxis protein CheX codes for the protein MNHEYVHPFLESARIVIEQVAGVKPSAGEFGIKEITKHHEYLWIHIGLTGQMNGDIIYGLHEAVALKMVSAMMGGYVLDELGEMGHSAISELSNMISGNASTMLYNQGVRVDITPPKILSSTDGQGIEATKVLSIPLTMEGIGELDIQLLIA
- a CDS encoding MFS transporter; translated protein: MDQKKTVRAWVLYDWANSAYSTTMVAAVLPIFFVSVPGAGVGDAAASYWAYSQSAAMLLLVILSPILGAVADVSGSKKKLLGAFMLLGVISTALYALVGEGMLWFAVVLTLLGVVGNSGANSFYDALLPGIVKPEDRDRVSAQGYAYGYLGGGLLLAVNLMMVQKPEWFGLDDLGGIRLAFLSVAVWWLVFSIPLFRRVPETKPTTSVPMGRSVGLAFRRLGTTLRSLRNYPELLKYLIAFWLFSDGIGTIIRMATLYGENIGIGTTHLITALLITQFVGFPCAILFGKLAGRFGAKSSLYAALCIYVVITILGYFMTTALHFYLLAVMVGFVQGGSQALARSIFTRLIPVGREAEYFGFMSVWNKFAGMMGPAVFGYVNMIGSSRLGILALIAFFVLGIAVLMFVDLDKGEREAARADGDVPPRDPALSL
- a CDS encoding YusU family protein — its product is MKLLNDPSLRQSFDALIETYADLLIGDASPDAVEKVKLWALYSHIHKTMPALANHWNASHPEAKLAVRELFEDVKALNERKRAQTPPTST
- a CDS encoding zinc dependent phospholipase C family protein → MPNVWTHSIYGEILLERLSLTRMLEGDPALGPLFRFGCQGPDPLFYHRFYPWMKKESARSDALGGLLHKSRCGAFLRDLLRCCDGAAPNDPRAVYALGWLAHHALDRIAHPFVFARQGDRKRDHQRLETAIDTYVAERLRGIDTLRVPVRQTLDAGKTLPGGVAKQVEDAVRRTYPEYDSPFLDGLWQQSYNDMLTAFSLFHDPSGLKTKLLAGAIEPFVPGRRDAALDPMNDRRAPWRPPADKTKTSQESFWDVWERALGDGERLVGAAAAWLAASRAGGGGAADAGDAWRAFEAALGDLSYETGLAADR
- a CDS encoding DEAD/DEAH box helicase, which gives rise to MNENEVEPALEHEKDSPRDPAPATASFSELGVKGPWVERLASRGIANAAPIQAVGVPALLGGSDAVIRSRTGTGKTLAFLLPALEKIDPTLDKLQAVVLTPTAELAMQIAKEAAELAEGTKLRTLALIGGASLQRQLDKLKTHPQLVVGTPGRIQEILTIKKLKMNEVRLIVLDEADQTFALGAAGSGGEAERILAAVPASAQRVFCSATMPEAAAAVVAKWTKNAVWVEAEPQGEEASQRLPSTVTHSYVVSEERDRIDTVRRLLRTLQPKAAMLFVNQTESIAEVEAKLQYHGLQVEAIYGDQPKQERTAVMRRFRSGKLKLLLATDVAARGLDAADVTHVIHVDPPLDAERYLHRAGRTGRMGRRGESVLVLAPNRTFIASKFAEQLGIEIKEKKLQGGELKERKTYFPPTASTTPAAARPAKVAGAAPAARPSGERFGKPAGERPAGRPSGERFGKPAGERPAGRPSGERFGKPAGERPAGSPSGERFGKPAGERPAGRPGGERFGKPAGERPAGRPGGERFGKPAGERPAARPSGERFGKPAGERPAARPSGERFGKPAGERTAARPSGERFGKPATVRADRLDVRGAKPASVKPAARAGKAPAAAPVAKERHRDKKNKGAPRWLKDKKEGNGGESDGGTPKG
- a CDS encoding helix-turn-helix domain-containing protein, which codes for MNALLVDDDYFVLTALEKKIDWKALQIDNVYTAHNVAQARDIILRFPVEILVSDIDMPQGSGLELLAWIREEKYDIQAIFLTNYADFNYAQKAIELQSFEYFLKPIEFDKLMLILQKAVARAKQHRNDEKAIQEGYFWQKNHAKLREHFWRKLVDACTSFPMKPADLIRSIEEQRLAYRMTDTFQPLLLHMFPYNGSLGDTEKGLFDFALLNVLYESFQSAGFTVETILEIRGYHWIAVLKWNRTPDPDVVEALCSSFIPKANRYLKADACCTIASSGSLEQMSGIVKRLLHMNDEVVKCRNQTFHAERFRRQSVDYVPPDLPKLEDWLNLNRPDAFLAETSSYLKQHLSRQTLNASTLSLFRLDIVQLVYSFLKTKGIEAHKLYAGRTNDRLLALSLDSIEDMEAYLNYLVITAMDYRNFTEQPRSVVEQIKRHIHTHCKDDLTRNDLAELVYLHPDYLARLFKKETGVSLGSYIIQARIAAAKHLLETSNLAVQAVAQRVGYANYSYFAKLFRQEVGLSPNEYKRGSRSEE
- a CDS encoding cache domain-containing sensor histidine kinase: MYSIKHYVRILLWISFIALIVDFAISFSSIALVRQQSARYLQDTADLYIDRIDNNFAYIHHFMGWTLANDENMETMSERNADDTLFLKANDNIYKRFAELQKSHGKEYNFFVYLKDKDFLLNVAPMTLTFPQFEALKRTVNGDVGSAEIYQKYYSRWTTIELNGTYYMINIVPYHDRYLIGLVSADDLIRPLRDINLGGGGFASLVNDDGVRVTSPISNVGETIRDHAKPESILDRLQPGTTVIREFSDASFYIELVIRFGAFEKIMIAQLLVVVLAVLIACNLCFILLYFQNRVLKPIKHFSNNLAILTNDGEPIDFENNKIIELEKANRQFVDLVKQIRTIKIDLYERELEKQRMHLNYMKLQIKPHFFLNCLTTIYSMAQMQLHEEIERMTLSISKYFRYIFQNGRDFVSLIDEIEHVRTYLEIQRERYRDAFHYRVDLDPLAAGVQLPPLLIQTFVENAMKYAVSRDREVRLAIEVERQAVGDAGRTEIRISDTGPGFPPDVLEKLASGQPLDQSGGTRIGIMNAVQRLHYLYADADIRFSNAADGGASITLRLPDRPEATTGTEERP
- a CDS encoding LysR family transcriptional regulator, encoding MNLNQLETLITISKTMSFRKAGEVLNLTQPAVSAQIKSLEDEFGTVLVDRNQPVTLTDAGVLFLEQAEKILAIVDELKMRLSDIDATPQGHIRLGTTTSIAMQILPRIFSYFNNQYPHIQTSIHTMPSLQIMTSVENGSVDIGIAYLVEKTPSLVTSTLYYDTFELVVSPEHPLAAHKHLPLSALADVSFIMLSPDTIGRRFVDSVFEKHGIVPKVVMELSSSEEVKRMVELNMGATVISKMSIASELRLGTLKMIQVNELEIAHPVGVITKTGRYLNSAMRQFLSDLKGMPETHFIGSE
- a CDS encoding SDR family NAD(P)-dependent oxidoreductase — protein: MMGTMRYDGKIAVVTGASGGIGGSVAEALHERGAHVVLAARSVDKLNDFAEKLGSRAMAVALDVADEHSVARAFEEIEARFGRVDLLVNNAGFGRFELVADAPADSFESMMNVNYFGTVRCTRAVLPGMLSRREGWIVNVASIAGKTATAKSAGYAATKHAVLGFTNALRQELHGTGIRVMAVNPGPVRTAFFDIADPEGGYVNGVKSMMVTPERVARETLAGLDRGRAEVNVPGWLGAAARLSQALPIGLVNAFSARFLKLK